In the genome of Chiloscyllium plagiosum isolate BGI_BamShark_2017 chromosome 33, ASM401019v2, whole genome shotgun sequence, one region contains:
- the LOC122539635 gene encoding oocyte zinc finger protein XlCOF15-like, translated as MNDHNEKTAFFCYSLNTLQGKLWKCGDCGKGFPSPSALEIHRRVHTGEKPFTCSVCRKGFTNSSNLRTHQWVHTGEKPFTCLVCRKGFVHSSTLLTHQRVHIGERPFACSECQKAFRRMSSLQRHERVHTGERPFTCPECGKVFSHVGNLLRHQWLHTGERPFACFECGKRFHHVRNLRNHERVHMGERPFTCLECGKGLIDSSSLLKHQRVHTGKRPFTCSVCGKRFSHAQTKSYEEIQVVKG; from the coding sequence atgaacGATCATAATGAAAAGACGGCTTTTTTTTGCTATTCCTTAAACACATTACAAGGGAAACTTTGGAAATGTGGagactgtgggaaaggattcccTTCCCCCTCAGCGCTGGAAATTCACAGAcgtgttcacactggggagaagccgttcacctgctcagtgtgcaggaaGGGGTTCACGAATTCTTCCAACCTGCGGAcgcaccagtgggtccacacggGAGAGAAGCCGTTCACGTGCTTGGTGTGCAGGAAGGGGTTCGTGCATTCATCTacactgctgacccaccagcgggtccataTTGGGGAGAGGCCGTTCGCTTGCTCAGAGTGCCAGAAGGCTTTCCGTCGTATGAGCAGCTTGCAGAGGCAcgagcgggtccacacgggggagaggcccttcacctGCCCTGAATGCGGAAAGGTTTTCAGTCATGTTGGtaacctgctgaggcaccagtggctccacactggggagaggccgtttgcCTGCTTCGAGTGTGGAAAGAGATTCCATCATGTACGCAACTTGCGGAATCATGAGCGGGTCCAcatgggggagaggccattcacctgcctcGAGTGCGGGAAGGGACTCATTGACTCTTCCAGTCTGCTGAAGCACCAGCGAGTCCACACAGGgaagaggccgttcacctgctctgtgtgcgGGAAAAGATTCAGTCAT